A section of the Drosophila subobscura isolate 14011-0131.10 chromosome A, UCBerk_Dsub_1.0, whole genome shotgun sequence genome encodes:
- the LOC117894427 gene encoding Krueppel-like factor 15 encodes MEFFATGAFQQLFSELDDECGALGVSSDLVLTAGADGLDYGCAAAMAEEQVPAVDTEYYGIITLDSNNNQSSCDHAYDYDYDYIGQAEEQGLFFDFSEQELSAGPRSPPELSEWEQRLLDNFVEIPELIDFLPERTPLCTDMCEDFLEESNSNLRLKVAPAATAAVPPPPPATAATDAGCVPQLGQNAAGERGYLCTFGSCEKLYAKPAHLKAHLRRHLGEKPYACSWPECTWRFSRSDELARHRRSHSGVKPYKCDYCAKCFARSDHLTKHRKVHERRLLAATRLGKLLPDDVYAVRPGRKRKNQL; translated from the coding sequence ATGGAGTTCTTTGCCACGGGTGCCTTTCAGCAGCTCTTCAGCGAGCTGGACGACGAGTGCGGCGCACTCGGAGTCTCCTCCGATCTCGTACTGACGGCCGGCGCGGATGGCTTGGACTATGGCTGTGCGGCTGCCATGGCGGAGGAGCAGGTGCCAGCGGTGGACACCGAATACTACGGCATCATCACACtggacagcaacaacaatcagagCAGCTGCGACCACgcctacgactacgactacgattACATTGggcaggcggaggagcagggaTTGTTCTTCGACTTCAGCGAACAGGAGCTGTCCGCTGGCCCGCGCTCGCCGCCGGAGCTCAGCGAGTgggagcagcggctgctggaCAACTTTGTGGAGATACCCGAGCTGATAGACTTCCTGCCCGAGCGCACGCCGCTCTGCACGGACATGTGCGAGGACTTTCTCGaggagagcaacagcaacttgCGGCTGAAAGTTGCACCAGCAGCCACGGCAGCAGTCcccccgccgccgccagccacagctgccaccGATGCTGGCTGCGTGCCGCAACTCGGTCAGAATGCGGCGGGCGAGCGGGGCTATCTGTGCACCTTCGGCAGCTGCGAGAAGCTGTACGCCAAGCCCGCCCACCTCAAGGCCCACCTGCGGCGGCATCTGGGCGAGAAGCCCTACGCCTGCAGCTGGCCCGAGTGCACGTGGCGCTTCTCCCGCTCCGACGAGCTCGCCCGCCACCGTCGCTCCCACTCCGGCGTGAAGCCCTACAAGTGCGACTACTGCGCCAAGTGCTTCGCCCGCTCCGACCATCTCACCAAGCACCGCAAGGTGCACGAGCGGCGCCTCCTCGCTGCCACGCGCCTCGGCAAGCTGCTGCCCGACGATGTCTACGCGGTGCGTCCGGGCCGCAAGCGAAAGAATCAGCTCTGA
- the LOC117903156 gene encoding uncharacterized protein LOC117903156 gives MANSNGKETFSAARKWAPYVTPAASCPESSCHRRRPALESPPAARPHASQHAIWTSAEEEQPLGPASVGAASSSGNQLPFPTGSCPCSRLRPSTSRPQAMFSAGRASAIGSSLGSGLDVDEEQFEATSEWSPNWRLEMPQPCFSRPSSQAGAENAQYQFGALPTRSSTTQHPAAQANPSTTTLASPSATSRVQTQIWVASSSTRTSAADEDFATVSRPRDRFRFWSRPARDQSAGSASWGQLSAAAGEETIACPIAGCNDKFSACNLLAHVLVAHLSRGKQDLGYAHDSEACVFSFEPRQLRPCRTVCLGVVLFCGKKRVEEAPLWVPLERNASPLQEFREYLPVLVLGKHSFEDEDQDEDQEAELKSGRVPPPQGSTFIWAQSAAGSRPLYATITAFNGDLTQSRSCIRRVATGSEAAPTVAGMEKPRRSNSLHLTEMDLQALKGESRRKGIRLQMIIHEQPTVSETGARYLGSD, from the coding sequence ATGGCCAACAGCAACGGGAAGGAGACTTTCTCCGCGGCCAGAAAGTGGGCGCCTTACGTGACGCCGGCAGCTTCCTGTCCGGAGAGCTCGTGCCACAGGCGTCGCCCAGCGCTGGAGTCGCCACCAGCGGCACGCCCGCACGCCAGCCAGCATGCAATTTGGACATCGgctgaggaggagcagccgctcGGTCCAGCATCAGTTGGGGCAGCCAGCAGTTCGGGCAATCAGCTTCCATTTCCAACAGGATCGTGTCCGTGCAGCCGCCTGCGGCCCAGCACTTCTCGCCCTCAGGCAATGTTCTCGGCAGGTCGTGCCTCGGCCATTGGATCGAGCCTGGGCTCTGGCCTAGACGTGGATGAAGAACAATTCGAAGCCACTTCGGAGTGGTCCCCCAATTGGCGCCTGGAGATGCCGCAACCTTGCTTCAGCCGCCCGTCCTCGCAGGCAGGCGCAGAAAATGCTCAATACCAGTTCGGGGCATTGCCAACCCGATCGTCGACTACCCAGCACCCAGCTGCGCAGGCAAATCCCTCAACAACCACACTGGCATCACCGTCTGCCACCTCACGCGTGCAAACACAGATTTGGGTTGCAAGTTCCAGCACTCGGACATCGGCTGCAGACGAAGACTTTGCCACAGTCAGTCGGCCTCGGGACAGGTTCCGTTTCTGGTCCAGGCCAGCTCGAGATCAATCCGCAGGTTCAGCCTCTTGGGGGCAGCTTTCAGCGGCAGCGGGTGAGGAGACAATCGCCTGTCCCATTGCTGGATGCAACGACAAATTCTCCGCCTGCAATCTGCTGGCCCACGTGCTCGTGGCGCACTTGTCGCGGGGCAAACAGGATCTGGGGTATGCCCACGACTCGGAGGcctgtgtgttttcctttgAGCCCAGACAGCTGAGGCCCTGCCGCACTGTGTGCCTGGGCGTGGTTCTGTTTTGTGGCAAGAAGAGAGTCGAAGAGGCCCCGCTGTGGGTGCCACTCGAAAGGAATGCAAGCCCGCTGCAGGAGTTCAGGGAGTACTtgccggtgctggtgctgggcaaGCACTCATTCGAGGACGAGGACCAGGACGAGGACCAGGAGGCAGAGCTCAAGTCCGGCAGAGTGCCACCGCCCCAGGGATCGACTTTCATCTGGGCACAGAGCGCGGCTGGCAGTCGGCCCCTGTACGCCACCATAACGGCCTTCAACGGCGACCTGACCCAGTCGCGCAGCTGCATTCGTCGTGTGGCCACTGGCAGCGAGGCTGCACCCACGGTGGCTGGCATGGAGAAGCCGCGACGCAGCAACTCGCTGCACCTGACCGAGATGGACCTGCAGGCGCTGAAGGGAGAGTCGCGCCGCAAGGGGATTCGCCTCCAAATGATCATCCATGAGCAGCCAACGGTGTCTGAAACTGGCGCAAGGTATCTCGGCTCTGACTAG